gggttaccgccttggagtAACAGTGTATGTGGGGGAGGGAAAGTTTATGAGTACTCAAACTCACATAGGTCACATGATACTATGTTTGTATTGTAGTTGAACATGATCTACCACAGGATGACAGCAGGACCAAAATTACCATCAACAACAATGTAAATCAAAAACAGACGAGCAGCCAGAGGGCACACTCCACTGATGAGGTAAATAACTGCTTTTTCTTCTGAAACGATGTATAATTGaagagatttttttattaaattcatcaaagtttaaaaacaaataatatgcaGTTCGTGTCTGTCTGTACAAAGATCATAATGGGTGCCTAGTGGTGTAACTCGGTTGAAAAATTAACTTATAATTCAGATAAAGCTGATACGTGATCGCTTTAAAACGAGAAGACGGATTTTATACGAAACCTGTTATAAATACGAGTCCATTGTCAACAAACATTTACCATGCGAACTAAAGGCGACAAAGTTTGACTTAAAGTATGTAGAAGATGGCGGCCTTATATATTGTGCGATTCCCAAGACAGGAAGTACATTTTGGAAGAGAGTTATGCACGTGATAGGTGGGTGGGAAAATACGACCAACCCGATAGAGATCAGGCCGGAGGATGCTGACAAAGTTGGTGGTTTCTCAACAATGAACGATAAGAACATTACTGAGATCAGAGAAGTTCTCGGGATTTCTAAAACAGTGATGTTTGTAAGGGATCCTTTTACACGGCTTTTCTCAGCTTGGTTAGACAAGTTTTATTCACCAAACCCGTATTATTGGAAATATGGTGGTACAAATATTGTAACTAGACAGAGGTTTTACGCCAAAAATACAACAGAAGAGAACTCCAAAGAGGGAAGAAAAGGTGCGGTTCATCTTTTCGAAGCATCACTTAGCGATGATAAAAAAACCGAAGCTGCAAACACAAAGACACAAAAGCTTCCAGTTAAATGTGGATATGATGTTTCCTTTGAGGAGTTTATATCATACGTTGTTGGGTTCAGGCAAAATAGCACGTGTTTAGATGAACATTTTTCGCCAAATTACAAACATTGCTTGCCGTGTACCTTCGAGTACAAGTATATTGGAAATTATGAAACATTCAAAGAAGAGACACTCTTTCTGTTAAACGAACTAAATTTAACAGAAAAAGTAAAATTTCAGGACTTTGAAAAGGACGCGAATTTGGATGCTATAACAGATCTGGCCGAGTGGGTGTTCCAACAGGAACAAGAGATAGAACAGTGCGGTGTAACCTTTAGATGTGCTTTGTTCAGAACGTTTAAACGACTCCAAAGCCGCGGAGTTATTAGTAAATCAGTGTCATTTCCCTATGACAACAACACGGACATtcacaatattacaaaatatatttttagaaacgatTTGTTGCGGTTAAGTAGAATTGGAACAAAGGCAGAGAAGAGAAAGAACAGAGAAGAATCCATATTGAAGGCATTTAAAAGTATCCCCGAACAGCTGATGGAAAAAACTGAAGGAATCCTTGACAATAGactttgaaatgtttgactACAATCACTCTCCAGAATATTTAGAAGGGGAGGTAACAAGTTTTGATTATTTCGAAGATTGTATTGAGGGATGACGGACTGTGGCCAATACATTGGGCAGATTCGTGTTTCAAGTGGTCTGTGTAAGATTCAGGTGaattacttgtttgttttcaaattaatcatcaataatatgtatttttttcaattgtttttattgtatgtacTGTTCGTATTGATTGCTGTTGTTAGTTAGGCTTTCAAAAAATCGAAAAGTGATGTGGAAGGAAACTGATTAAACAGTTAACCCtttataaaaatcatatataagatttcaaatatgtatacCTTTTATGCAGtgaaacatgattaaaatacatttaacttcaatagaagtgtttgatttaaaaaatgccATGCCACTGAATGCATACTGATAATGTTAACATATCTGAAGGTTATAGCAGTATGCTGCTAGCCAATATATTACGGAATTTGGCACAGTGGGTCGCATTTTCAACGACGCCACTGGCATATCCATGGTCGACTGGACCCA
This genomic stretch from Mya arenaria isolate MELC-2E11 chromosome 10, ASM2691426v1 harbors:
- the LOC128206871 gene encoding carbohydrate sulfotransferase 12-like: MNRFKLKTVLAFIVICGLILMMIIAYEGLPQHFTPIKIQGLREVYVNNESTQYMKAVGFEQLAMEIKMEMFVEEIDVEHDLPQDDSRTKITINNNVNQKQTSSQRAHSTDEIKLIRDRFKTRRRILYETCYKYESIVNKHLPCELKATKFDLKYVEDGGLIYCAIPKTGSTFWKRVMHVIGGWENTTNPIEIRPEDADKVGGFSTMNDKNITEIREVLGISKTVMFVRDPFTRLFSAWLDKFYSPNPYYWKYGGTNIVTRQRFYAKNTTEENSKEGRKGAVHLFEASLSDDKKTEAANTKTQKLPVKCGYDVSFEEFISYVVGFRQNSTCLDEHFSPNYKHCLPCTFEYKYIGNYETFKEETLFLLNELNLTEKVKFQDFEKDANLDAITDLAEWVFQQEQEIEQCGVTFRCALFRTFKRLQSRGVISKSVSFPYDNNTDIHNITKYIFRNDLLRLSRIGTKAEKRKNREESILKAFKSIPEQLMEKTEGILDNRL